A genomic segment from Pirellulales bacterium encodes:
- a CDS encoding TIGR01777 family oxidoreductase has translation MRAVVTGGSGFIGTRLLEQLAAAGWEPPVVLSRDPQRVAKSLGRFQAAVHRWEPVSGPPPAQAFDGVTAVFHLAGESVAAGRWTKTRKERIRDSRVTGTRNLVAGLERLAKRPAVLISGSAVGYYGSRGDERLAESSPPGHDFLAEVCVAWEEEARRAQALGMRVALGRTGVVLGDGGALKKMLLPFKLGLGGPLAGGRQWMPWIHVDDEAGLLLFAAQTASISGPFNAVAPHPVTNKALTRALAKQLHRPAFLPAPYFGLKLVLGEMASMLVASQRVVPQAAEKAGYKFRYPELDAALAAILNRSAAERRAT, from the coding sequence ATGCGAGCCGTGGTGACGGGTGGGAGCGGGTTCATCGGCACGCGGCTGCTCGAGCAATTGGCGGCGGCCGGTTGGGAGCCGCCGGTTGTGTTGAGCCGCGATCCGCAACGGGTTGCGAAATCGCTCGGTCGTTTTCAAGCGGCCGTTCATCGCTGGGAACCGGTGTCGGGTCCGCCGCCGGCCCAGGCCTTTGACGGCGTGACGGCCGTCTTCCACCTGGCCGGCGAATCGGTTGCCGCCGGACGCTGGACGAAAACTCGAAAAGAGCGGATTCGCGATAGTCGTGTCACGGGTACACGCAATCTGGTGGCGGGTTTGGAACGGCTCGCGAAGCGGCCGGCCGTGCTCATTTCCGGCTCGGCGGTCGGATATTACGGTTCGCGTGGCGACGAAAGGCTTGCGGAATCCTCGCCGCCCGGGCACGATTTTTTGGCGGAAGTTTGCGTCGCTTGGGAAGAAGAGGCCAGGAGGGCGCAAGCGTTGGGGATGCGCGTCGCGCTAGGGCGCACAGGCGTCGTACTCGGCGACGGCGGGGCGCTCAAAAAAATGCTGCTGCCGTTCAAGCTCGGCCTGGGCGGACCGTTGGCCGGCGGCCGGCAATGGATGCCGTGGATTCACGTCGACGACGAGGCAGGTCTACTGCTGTTTGCAGCGCAGACCGCGAGCATCTCGGGGCCATTCAATGCCGTAGCGCCCCATCCGGTCACGAACAAGGCCCTTACGCGCGCGCTGGCGAAGCAGCTTCATCGCCCGGCATTTCTACCAGCCCCGTATTTCGGCCTGAAACTGGTTCTCGGCGAGATGGCGTCGATGCTGGTGGCATCGCAGCGAGTAGTGCCACAGGCAGCGGAAAAGGCTGGCTACAAGTTCCGCTACCCCGAACTCGATGCGGCGCTGGCCGCTATACTCAACCGATCCGCCGCGGAGCGCCGTGCGACTTAG
- a CDS encoding CAP domain-containing protein, which yields MFQLAAVIPTIAFIFFVDTANQPVSLSTLAVRPEIKKLDINAFEQGIVDRTNAERARFGLPALEIDPALQRQARNHTAWMTNNRSLQHSSAAVGENIGLGQRSAQEIVADWMNSSGHRANILNGSYHKIGAAAYTAADGSIYWCEQFVP from the coding sequence ATGTTCCAATTGGCCGCAGTGATACCTACGATCGCCTTCATATTCTTTGTAGATACCGCAAACCAGCCGGTTTCACTAAGCACCCTGGCCGTCCGGCCCGAAATCAAGAAACTGGATATCAACGCGTTTGAACAGGGCATTGTCGACCGTACCAACGCCGAGCGAGCACGATTTGGGTTGCCGGCATTGGAGATCGATCCGGCCTTGCAACGGCAGGCCCGCAATCACACGGCCTGGATGACGAACAATCGCTCGCTACAGCACAGTTCGGCCGCGGTGGGCGAGAATATCGGCCTCGGCCAGCGATCGGCCCAAGAAATCGTTGCCGACTGGATGAATTCTTCCGGTCATCGAGCAAACATCTTGAACGGCAGCTACCACAAGATCGGCGCCGCGGCCTACACTGCCGCCGACGGCTCGATCTATTGGTGCGAACAGTTCGTGCCGTAA
- a CDS encoding alpha/beta hydrolase, producing MRHAPSSAHTVHPLAIATIAVLGLLSGNSISSAAPPKTELLWPNGAPGAKGDKPADKPTINLFPAPADKATGAAAVITPGGGYGGVMMSYEGNDVAVWLNSLGISAIVLDYRHAGRGYHYPAPLDDAQRAIRTLRSKADAWKLDTHKIGILGFSAGGHLASTAGTHFDAGHSDSADPIQRLSCRPDFMVLIYPVITLTAPSTHAGSLHNLLGPNPDPKLVESLSSEKQVTPQTPPTFLVSSSEDTVVPSENSVMFYLALRKAKVPAELHVFEKGQHGFGMSLNNPATSWTPLCANWFRVNGLIH from the coding sequence ATGCGACACGCGCCCAGTTCCGCCCATACAGTCCATCCGCTGGCGATCGCAACCATCGCCGTTCTCGGCCTGCTCTCTGGCAATTCCATTTCGTCCGCCGCGCCGCCGAAGACTGAGTTGCTTTGGCCCAATGGCGCTCCCGGCGCCAAAGGCGATAAGCCGGCCGACAAGCCGACGATCAATCTCTTTCCCGCACCCGCCGATAAGGCCACGGGCGCGGCGGCGGTGATCACGCCCGGCGGCGGATATGGCGGCGTGATGATGAGCTACGAGGGAAACGATGTCGCCGTGTGGCTCAATTCATTAGGCATCTCGGCGATCGTGCTCGACTACCGCCATGCCGGCCGGGGTTACCATTATCCGGCGCCGCTGGACGACGCGCAACGCGCCATCCGCACGCTGCGATCCAAGGCCGACGCATGGAAGCTCGATACGCATAAGATCGGCATCCTCGGCTTTTCCGCCGGCGGCCATCTGGCTTCGACCGCCGGCACGCATTTCGACGCCGGCCATAGCGACTCCGCCGACCCGATCCAGCGCCTCAGTTGCCGCCCCGATTTCATGGTGCTCATCTATCCGGTGATCACGCTAACCGCTCCCTCGACGCACGCTGGTTCGCTCCATAATTTGCTGGGCCCGAATCCCGATCCGAAGTTGGTCGAAAGCCTGTCGAGCGAAAAGCAGGTCACACCGCAAACGCCGCCGACTTTTCTGGTGTCGAGCTCGGAAGACACGGTCGTGCCGTCGGAGAATTCGGTGATGTTTTATCTGGCACTGCGGAAGGCAAAAGTTCCCGCGGAGCTGCACGTATTCGAAAAAGGCCAGCATGGCTTCGGCATGTCGCTGAACAACCCGGCCACGTCATGGACCCCGCTGTGCGCCAATTGGTTCCGCGTAAACGGATTGATCCATTGA
- a CDS encoding ABC-F family ATP-binding cassette domain-containing protein has translation MAVLLQIRNAHKSYGEQVLLDGTDATLIDDVKVGFIGRNGAGKSTLLGVLLDEVELDAGEVIRHPKLRLGYLRQHDPFLPGESAHDFLMRDSGQPEWKCGEVAGQFELKGDYLTGPIAKLSGGWQTRVKLAALLLHEPNLLLLDEPTNFLDLRTQILLEHFLRNYKEACLIVSHDRAFLGATCTHTLDLSQGKLTMFPGKIDAFLEYQREQREHEARSNASILAKRRHLEEFIAKNKARASTATRAKSKSKQLERLETIEIAADELTARIRAPNIEPRKGPALRCRDLAIGYPERRIATEINLDIDHGSRAAVVGDNGQGKTTFLRTVVDSLPPLAGEIRWGYGCQIGIYAQHVYTSLPQDQNVLDYLERNAASGTKTQAILDLAGAMLFRGDQVKKRIAVLSGGERARLCLAGLLLSQYNVLVLDEPGNHLDVDTVEALAEALVEYKGTVIFTSHDRHFLKRVASCIIEVRDGRVTNYNGQYDAYLYSVNKEIDEGEREAATRLAQPPASIGTTAKTAPKGAAKTALKPRRNDRELRKEIANVERSIAKLDEQKREINGRFLAATDPAESLRLHDELASVTSQLAAAEERWCALQEEVGDAE, from the coding sequence ATGGCTGTGCTGCTACAAATCAGAAACGCTCATAAAAGCTATGGCGAGCAGGTGCTGCTCGACGGCACCGACGCGACGCTCATCGATGATGTGAAGGTCGGCTTCATCGGCCGAAACGGAGCCGGCAAGAGTACGCTGCTCGGCGTGCTCCTGGACGAAGTCGAACTGGATGCGGGCGAAGTCATTCGGCACCCCAAGCTGCGGCTCGGCTATTTGCGGCAGCACGATCCGTTTTTGCCGGGCGAAAGCGCTCACGATTTCTTGATGCGCGACAGCGGCCAGCCGGAATGGAAATGCGGCGAAGTGGCCGGCCAGTTCGAACTGAAAGGGGATTACCTCACAGGCCCAATCGCCAAGCTCTCCGGTGGGTGGCAAACGCGCGTAAAACTTGCCGCCCTATTGCTGCATGAGCCGAATCTGCTGCTGCTCGACGAACCGACGAACTTCTTGGACCTGCGCACGCAGATCCTGCTCGAACATTTTCTCCGCAACTACAAAGAAGCCTGCCTGATCGTGTCGCACGATCGCGCGTTTCTGGGCGCGACCTGCACCCACACGCTCGATCTCTCGCAGGGCAAATTGACGATGTTTCCCGGCAAGATCGATGCGTTCTTGGAATATCAGCGCGAGCAGCGCGAGCATGAAGCCCGGTCGAACGCGTCGATCCTCGCCAAGCGGCGGCATCTTGAAGAGTTCATCGCCAAGAACAAGGCCCGCGCAAGCACCGCCACCCGCGCCAAGTCGAAAAGCAAACAGCTCGAGCGGCTGGAAACAATCGAAATCGCTGCCGACGAACTCACTGCCCGCATCCGGGCCCCGAACATCGAGCCGCGCAAAGGGCCGGCCCTGCGGTGCCGCGATCTGGCCATCGGCTATCCGGAACGACGGATCGCCACCGAAATCAATCTCGATATCGACCACGGCTCGCGAGCGGCGGTCGTGGGAGACAATGGCCAGGGGAAGACGACATTCCTCCGCACGGTCGTCGATTCGCTGCCGCCCTTGGCGGGCGAAATTCGCTGGGGCTATGGCTGCCAGATCGGCATCTACGCCCAGCACGTCTACACGAGCCTGCCGCAAGATCAAAACGTGCTCGATTACCTCGAGCGCAACGCGGCCTCGGGCACCAAGACGCAAGCGATCCTCGATCTGGCCGGGGCAATGCTGTTTCGCGGCGACCAAGTGAAGAAGCGGATCGCGGTGCTTTCCGGCGGCGAACGGGCACGGCTTTGCCTGGCCGGCCTCTTATTGAGCCAATACAACGTGCTGGTCCTCGACGAACCGGGAAACCACCTGGATGTCGACACCGTCGAAGCGCTCGCCGAAGCGCTCGTGGAATACAAAGGCACCGTGATCTTCACCAGCCACGATCGGCATTTCCTGAAGCGAGTTGCCAGTTGCATCATCGAAGTCCGCGACGGCCGGGTGACGAACTACAACGGACAATACGATGCGTATCTCTACTCCGTGAATAAAGAGATCGACGAAGGCGAGCGCGAAGCGGCAACTCGCCTCGCGCAGCCGCCGGCGAGCATCGGCACAACGGCGAAGACAGCTCCCAAAGGCGCGGCGAAGACGGCCCTAAAACCGCGGCGCAACGATCGCGAGCTGCGCAAGGAGATCGCCAACGTAGAACGATCGATCGCCAAGTTGGACGAGCAGAAGCGCGAGATCAACGGCCGGTTTCTCGCGGCGACCGATCCGGCCGAGTCGCTACGATTGCACGACGAGCTGGCAAGCGTGACCTCACAGCTCGCGGCGGCCGAAGAGCGCTGGTGCGCGTTGCAGGAAGAAGTCGGCGACGCCGAATAA
- a CDS encoding PQQ-binding-like beta-propeller repeat protein, giving the protein MKPRLATIIGLLSIAQIAVAADWPQFRGPNRDDVSRETGLLKSWPSEGPSLVWEAKGLGHGYSSVSVAGNHIYTLGNADNVSKMFALARDGGKILWSAEVGASGGNLGCTPTVDHDRVYALGQKGDLVCLRTSDGSRIWHRDLIKDLGGVKGVWDYCESPLVDGNHLVVTPGGKEATMAALDKLTGETVWKCAVPLKSPEAGYSSIVVAEVGGIKQYVQLLNGGVAGVSTDGKPLWQYEKLGPNTANIPTPIVLNDEILAVAGYGKGGALLKLTASGNQMKVEQVYFKRELTNKHGGVLVVDGFAYGDTDDSGHPFCAEVSTGKIFWKRAREGDGRGSASVTYADGRLYVQYDNGVIALVEASPDGYKETGSFHVKTDGQAWAHPVVVGGRLYLREGNSLYCYDVRKKD; this is encoded by the coding sequence ATGAAGCCTCGCCTCGCAACGATCATTGGCTTGCTGAGCATCGCACAAATCGCGGTTGCGGCCGACTGGCCCCAATTCCGCGGTCCTAATCGCGACGATGTTTCGCGCGAAACCGGCTTGCTCAAGTCGTGGCCCAGCGAAGGGCCCTCGCTGGTTTGGGAGGCAAAAGGGCTGGGGCACGGCTACTCGAGCGTCAGCGTCGCCGGCAACCACATTTATACGTTGGGAAATGCCGACAACGTCTCAAAAATGTTTGCCTTGGCCCGCGACGGTGGCAAGATTCTCTGGTCGGCCGAGGTCGGAGCGAGCGGCGGAAATCTCGGCTGCACGCCCACGGTCGACCACGACCGCGTGTATGCGCTTGGCCAAAAGGGCGACTTGGTTTGCCTGCGCACCAGCGACGGAAGCCGAATCTGGCATCGCGATCTGATCAAGGATCTCGGCGGCGTTAAGGGTGTCTGGGATTATTGCGAATCTCCGCTCGTCGATGGCAACCACTTGGTCGTCACCCCGGGCGGAAAGGAAGCCACGATGGCGGCCCTCGACAAGCTGACCGGCGAGACGGTCTGGAAATGCGCAGTCCCGCTGAAGTCGCCCGAAGCGGGATATTCGTCGATCGTTGTCGCCGAGGTCGGGGGCATCAAGCAATATGTGCAACTGCTCAATGGCGGAGTGGCGGGTGTGTCGACCGACGGAAAACCGCTCTGGCAGTATGAAAAGCTTGGCCCCAACACGGCCAACATCCCGACACCCATCGTTCTGAACGACGAAATCCTCGCCGTGGCAGGTTATGGCAAAGGGGGCGCGCTCTTGAAGCTCACCGCCAGCGGCAACCAGATGAAAGTCGAACAGGTCTACTTCAAACGCGAGCTCACCAACAAGCATGGCGGCGTCTTGGTCGTCGACGGCTTTGCCTATGGCGACACCGACGACAGCGGGCACCCATTCTGCGCCGAAGTGAGCACGGGCAAAATCTTCTGGAAACGAGCTCGCGAAGGAGACGGCCGCGGTTCGGCCTCGGTCACGTATGCCGATGGCCGCCTCTATGTGCAATACGACAATGGCGTGATCGCGCTGGTCGAAGCATCGCCCGACGGCTACAAGGAAACCGGCTCGTTTCACGTGAAGACCGATGGCCAGGCGTGGGCCCATCCGGTGGTCGTCGGCGGCCGGCTCTACTTGCGCGAAGGCAATTCGCTCTATTGCTACGACGTGCGGAAGAAGGATTGA
- a CDS encoding phytanoyl-CoA dioxygenase family protein, with amino-acid sequence MPRTAREWEPYRLSDEQVRFYHEHGYLQGVRVLDERQIEILREELAGLFDPHHPGNELFYEFHSNESVDASRILFHALGAWRITPGFHDLLWAPAFVMAASQLLGGAVRFWHDQLFCKPARHGGVVAWHQDYSYWTRTLPMAHLTCWIGLDDSTRDNGCLHYVPGSHRWPLLPITGLAGDMEAIREVLDDEQWKQFQHPVAIELRRGECSFHHPLLVHGSFANNTDRPRRAAVINVVRDGVKSVSDEPLLAGVPPVPNGQPLRGQFFPLLLDPADLAKQTG; translated from the coding sequence ATGCCGCGTACGGCGCGCGAATGGGAGCCCTATCGACTGAGCGATGAGCAGGTGCGGTTCTATCACGAGCATGGCTATCTGCAAGGCGTGCGCGTTTTGGACGAGCGGCAGATCGAAATATTGCGCGAGGAACTGGCCGGGCTATTCGATCCGCATCATCCCGGCAACGAGCTGTTCTACGAATTTCACTCGAACGAATCGGTCGATGCGTCGCGAATTTTGTTTCATGCATTGGGGGCTTGGCGGATCACGCCCGGATTTCACGATTTGCTGTGGGCTCCCGCCTTCGTGATGGCGGCCAGCCAATTATTGGGCGGCGCGGTGCGATTCTGGCACGACCAATTGTTTTGCAAGCCGGCCCGGCATGGCGGCGTCGTCGCCTGGCATCAGGATTATTCGTATTGGACGCGCACGCTGCCGATGGCTCATCTCACCTGCTGGATCGGCCTCGACGACAGCACGCGCGACAACGGTTGCCTGCATTACGTGCCGGGGAGCCATCGCTGGCCGCTGTTGCCGATCACCGGGCTCGCCGGCGATATGGAAGCGATTCGCGAAGTGCTCGACGACGAGCAGTGGAAGCAGTTTCAGCATCCGGTGGCGATCGAGCTGCGGCGCGGCGAATGTTCGTTCCATCATCCCCTGTTGGTCCACGGGAGCTTTGCCAACAACACCGACCGTCCGCGCCGCGCTGCGGTAATCAACGTGGTGCGCGACGGGGTAAAATCGGTGAGCGACGAGCCATTGTTGGCCGGAGTGCCGCCCGTACCGAATGGCCAACCGCTGCGGGGACAATTCTTTCCGCTACTGTTGGATCCGGCCGATTTGGCGAAGCAAACGGGATGA
- a CDS encoding M28 family peptidase yields MAERGWKQLLANHTWFHGKGKYPISAYSEYMPPPRLGCKPYGSHDRTLLLDDDPFGWGITEFEEAFEMRPGLMQVARQLVTVLHHLGRCQPAHGISQYKLRDNPFWTEHTVVPQGERYVVLAPLALSQTQDDKGRVRWTLFGASEQGPAKAFWRGFYTEPGVEWPVERSLDFIRRLLAAAYGEPMDKLSDLKQAGFRVMADDSEPLLPHWRVKELPNWTGPLIWKVGQKLAGVKYLLTFEPYERLPAPVRRAYLSGDLHLLPFPGSLVFWGSTTYNQLAQELAFSGQIALLHSIVRREAPGGFRVPQSGWLHEPQGKLPPGDLHGPLRNTFQRTHRWSRVHRYEDELACTSDEDRVAHVLFSTQADDLGLYGKPMARNCQFWTRDFHALLDGPRGFERDLIATARRVADGGLFGYRFYYPPLRVGRHAVFYHRPLVAYLSNETGLPAMLPDAPLGYLTAYRADKPDLDRPIELWPRLLDREPHRLAVEAFQRDHDARYHRTTINLRKIFETRDLMNAGPLEPSFARSLVTAAKQESLSDWLKSIPIRASSPAAGERMVALLHEAIQLDDSDSANGDAAAGRAAANLAASSGGSTAVVIKSRKAARTLRSLSYSRTAKRSYEKAYWNLIAELATGQYVNKDNADCVRDPATQSMLGHHHRDLEALGDFILDYYRDLVQRKWPGSDVLVGDLPFRWQTEFPFPWMGGWLQNQNRETHERDLIVVIPGGDRSRAVVMADHYDTAYMEDTFGYAHGGHGPRLSAAGADDNHSATAALLLGAEVFLDLSRAGKLDCDIWLVHLTGEEFPSDCMGARHLCQQLVQNTLQMRLRDGTMHDLSRTRVQGLYVLDMVAHNNDRNRDVFQICPGHGRESMWLAYQAHRATEAWNASVPQWNQRPERVSRGRGRRTTDGTMPEVAAHPQLSGEVRTQYDPHSTLFNTDGQIFSDAGVPCVLFMENYDINRKGYHDTHDTLENIDLDYGAAVSAIAIESVARAATEPPPRGN; encoded by the coding sequence ATGGCAGAGCGTGGATGGAAACAGTTGCTCGCGAACCACACTTGGTTTCACGGCAAGGGAAAATACCCGATCAGCGCGTATTCCGAATACATGCCTCCGCCGCGCTTGGGATGCAAGCCCTACGGCTCGCACGATCGCACGCTGTTGCTGGACGACGACCCTTTTGGCTGGGGAATCACGGAATTCGAAGAAGCTTTTGAAATGCGGCCGGGCTTGATGCAGGTTGCCCGCCAGCTCGTGACCGTGCTTCATCATCTGGGGCGTTGCCAACCGGCACATGGCATCTCGCAATACAAGCTGCGTGACAACCCGTTTTGGACCGAGCACACGGTCGTTCCACAGGGCGAGCGCTACGTCGTGCTCGCCCCGCTCGCGCTTTCGCAAACGCAGGACGACAAAGGGCGCGTGCGCTGGACGCTGTTCGGCGCCAGCGAGCAAGGGCCGGCCAAGGCGTTTTGGCGCGGATTCTACACCGAGCCGGGCGTGGAATGGCCGGTCGAGCGCTCGCTGGATTTCATTCGCCGCTTGCTCGCTGCCGCGTATGGCGAGCCGATGGACAAGCTTTCCGATTTGAAGCAGGCTGGTTTTCGCGTCATGGCCGACGACAGCGAACCGCTTCTGCCACATTGGCGCGTGAAAGAGTTGCCGAATTGGACCGGGCCGCTGATTTGGAAGGTGGGGCAGAAGCTCGCGGGTGTGAAATACCTGCTCACCTTCGAGCCCTACGAGCGCCTTCCGGCGCCGGTGCGCCGTGCTTATCTCAGCGGCGATTTGCACCTGCTCCCCTTTCCCGGCAGCTTGGTGTTTTGGGGTTCAACGACGTACAACCAATTGGCCCAAGAACTCGCCTTTTCCGGCCAGATCGCGCTGTTGCATTCGATCGTTCGCCGCGAAGCGCCGGGCGGATTCCGCGTGCCGCAGTCGGGTTGGCTGCACGAGCCGCAAGGCAAACTTCCCCCGGGCGACCTGCACGGCCCGCTGCGCAACACGTTTCAGCGCACGCATCGCTGGAGCCGCGTTCATCGCTATGAAGACGAACTCGCATGCACGAGCGACGAAGATCGCGTGGCCCATGTGCTATTCAGCACGCAGGCCGACGACCTCGGTCTGTATGGCAAGCCGATGGCCCGCAATTGTCAATTCTGGACGCGCGATTTTCATGCCCTGCTCGATGGCCCACGCGGCTTCGAACGCGATCTGATCGCCACGGCGCGCCGGGTGGCTGACGGTGGGCTGTTTGGATATCGGTTCTATTATCCGCCGCTCCGCGTCGGCCGGCATGCGGTGTTTTATCATCGGCCGCTCGTGGCGTATTTGTCGAACGAGACGGGCCTGCCCGCCATGTTGCCTGATGCGCCGCTCGGGTATTTGACGGCTTACCGCGCCGACAAGCCCGACTTGGACCGCCCCATCGAGCTTTGGCCGCGACTGCTCGACCGCGAACCCCACCGCCTGGCCGTCGAAGCGTTTCAGCGCGATCATGATGCCCGCTACCATCGCACGACGATCAATCTGCGCAAGATTTTCGAAACGCGCGATTTGATGAACGCGGGCCCGCTCGAGCCGTCATTTGCGCGCAGTCTGGTGACTGCGGCCAAGCAAGAATCGTTGTCGGATTGGCTGAAATCGATCCCGATTCGGGCGAGCTCTCCGGCCGCCGGCGAGCGGATGGTGGCCTTATTGCACGAAGCGATTCAGCTGGATGACTCAGATTCGGCCAATGGAGATGCCGCGGCTGGTCGCGCGGCGGCCAATCTCGCCGCGTCGAGCGGCGGTTCGACGGCCGTCGTCATCAAATCTCGCAAAGCGGCGCGCACCCTGCGCTCGCTTTCCTATTCCCGCACGGCCAAGCGATCCTATGAAAAGGCGTATTGGAATTTGATCGCCGAATTAGCCACCGGCCAATACGTCAATAAAGACAACGCCGATTGCGTGCGCGACCCGGCCACGCAGTCCATGCTCGGCCATCATCACCGCGATCTCGAAGCGCTCGGCGATTTCATCCTCGATTATTATCGCGATCTCGTGCAGCGCAAGTGGCCCGGCAGCGATGTGCTGGTGGGCGATTTGCCGTTCCGCTGGCAAACCGAGTTTCCGTTTCCCTGGATGGGAGGCTGGCTGCAAAACCAAAATCGCGAGACGCACGAGCGCGATCTGATCGTCGTCATCCCCGGCGGCGACCGCAGCCGAGCCGTCGTCATGGCCGACCACTACGACACGGCCTACATGGAAGACACGTTTGGCTACGCTCACGGCGGCCACGGCCCACGACTTTCCGCCGCGGGCGCCGACGACAACCATTCCGCCACCGCCGCGCTGCTGCTCGGCGCCGAAGTGTTCTTGGATCTGAGCCGCGCGGGCAAGCTGGATTGCGATATCTGGCTCGTGCATCTCACGGGCGAAGAATTCCCGTCGGATTGCATGGGGGCCCGGCACCTCTGCCAGCAGCTCGTGCAAAACACACTGCAAATGCGGTTGCGCGACGGCACGATGCACGACCTATCGCGCACCCGCGTGCAGGGCTTGTATGTGCTTGATATGGTAGCCCACAACAACGACCGCAATCGCGACGTGTTTCAGATTTGTCCCGGCCATGGTCGCGAATCGATGTGGCTGGCCTATCAGGCGCATCGAGCAACTGAGGCGTGGAACGCGTCGGTGCCGCAGTGGAATCAGCGTCCGGAGCGGGTCAGCCGTGGCCGCGGCCGCCGCACCACCGACGGCACAATGCCCGAAGTGGCGGCGCACCCGCAACTGTCCGGTGAGGTTCGCACCCAGTACGACCCACACAGCACGCTGTTCAACACCGACGGGCAGATTTTCTCCGACGCCGGCGTGCCCTGCGTGCTGTTCATGGAAAACTACGACATCAACCGCAAGGGCTACCACGACACGCACGACACGCTGGAAAACATCGACCTCGACTACGGCGCCGCCGTCTCCGCAATCGCGATCGAATCCGTCGCCCGAGCCGCCACCGAACCGCCGCCGCGGGGAAATTGA
- a CDS encoding AAA family ATPase, producing the protein MLKGMKMLERLHIENYKCLRDITVDLGDFTILVGPNDSGKSSFMQAVRALDLMLGKSFPKNFNQNVLGTLVWRHHRDQRIKWDVTGRAAERGFHYKVELPADGGPPIEDLVVDQTRTVLTEKAESHGQSMLVNKLLNGGQQQQSQALPGSTFLARNRQADPYKTIARALSSSIEYRFDVDLLKKAAVPKQGDVLSFNGENLAAVLDIMQNSADRSDFDALQGSFKEAVPTLDRFILPPARNGHGKVLEFVLAGGSVPPVTIPASQVSTGALLLMAFLTIAYSCTADVLLIEEPENGLHPSRLEFVVNQLRKICSGEIGGRKRQVIITTHSPLLLNYAMPEEVRVFIRRDNTLGSQVQTMKDIPDLEDLRKEFSTGELWYLLGENKLFEENRT; encoded by the coding sequence TTGCTGAAAGGGATGAAGATGTTGGAGCGGCTTCACATCGAGAATTACAAGTGCCTGAGGGACATCACCGTCGACCTCGGCGACTTCACCATCCTCGTGGGGCCGAACGACAGCGGGAAGTCAAGTTTCATGCAAGCCGTCAGGGCACTGGACTTGATGCTCGGAAAATCTTTTCCGAAGAATTTCAATCAGAACGTGCTTGGAACGCTCGTCTGGCGGCACCATCGCGACCAGAGAATCAAATGGGACGTAACCGGGCGCGCCGCCGAACGCGGCTTCCACTACAAGGTCGAGTTGCCGGCAGATGGGGGGCCGCCAATCGAGGACTTGGTAGTCGATCAAACAAGGACCGTTCTGACCGAGAAAGCAGAATCGCACGGCCAGTCAATGCTCGTTAATAAGCTTTTGAATGGCGGCCAACAACAGCAATCTCAGGCACTCCCGGGCTCCACGTTTCTAGCGCGGAATCGGCAGGCCGATCCATACAAGACGATCGCAAGGGCGCTCAGTTCGAGCATCGAGTATCGGTTTGACGTTGATCTTCTCAAGAAAGCTGCCGTTCCAAAGCAGGGCGACGTCTTAAGTTTCAATGGCGAAAATCTCGCGGCCGTGCTCGACATCATGCAAAACTCTGCAGACCGCTCGGATTTCGACGCTTTGCAGGGCAGTTTCAAAGAGGCGGTTCCGACACTCGATCGATTTATCCTGCCTCCGGCCCGTAACGGTCATGGGAAGGTTTTGGAATTTGTGCTCGCCGGCGGCAGTGTGCCGCCCGTGACAATCCCTGCTAGCCAAGTTTCGACCGGTGCTCTTTTACTAATGGCTTTCCTCACGATCGCGTATAGCTGCACAGCTGACGTACTACTAATCGAGGAGCCCGAAAATGGGCTTCACCCGTCGCGACTTGAGTTTGTCGTGAACCAACTACGCAAGATCTGCTCCGGCGAGATCGGTGGGCGGAAGCGGCAAGTGATTATCACCACCCACAGCCCCCTGCTGCTGAACTACGCGATGCCGGAGGAAGTAAGGGTTTTCATTCGCCGCGATAATACCCTAGGCAGCCAGGTTCAGACGATGAAAGACATCCCGGACCTGGAGGATCTGCGCAAGGAGTTTTCCACCGGAGAGCTCTGGTACCTCCTCGGAGAGAACAAACTGTTTGAAGAGAATCGGACGTGA